The following coding sequences lie in one Polluticoccus soli genomic window:
- the scpB gene encoding SMC-Scp complex subunit ScpB — MDIEQLMPHVEALIFASERPLTMVEMVEMLSNAFELPIEENRVATCIEAVREKYDASYYPFQLREAGGGYQFLTKKEYHRTVLQLNGDKHIKKLSAAAMETLAIIAYKQPITKSEIEFIRGVSADYSIQKLLEKELIVITGRNEEMVGKPLTYATSKNFMDYLGINSSIDLPQLKDITNIEIVMPTSGSEAQPEGEGLLMVTADGSLEQTAD; from the coding sequence ATGGATATCGAACAATTAATGCCCCATGTTGAAGCGCTGATATTTGCCAGCGAACGTCCACTGACAATGGTGGAGATGGTGGAGATGCTCTCCAACGCCTTTGAACTTCCGATAGAAGAAAACCGTGTAGCTACTTGTATTGAGGCTGTGCGTGAAAAATACGATGCATCTTATTATCCTTTCCAACTTAGAGAAGCGGGCGGCGGATACCAATTCCTGACTAAAAAGGAGTATCACCGCACTGTACTGCAGCTCAACGGTGACAAACACATCAAAAAGCTATCGGCCGCCGCTATGGAAACACTGGCGATCATTGCATACAAGCAGCCGATCACTAAATCTGAAATAGAATTCATTCGCGGTGTAAGCGCCGACTATTCGATACAAAAGCTCCTGGAAAAAGAACTCATTGTTATTACCGGGCGTAATGAAGAAATGGTAGGCAAACCGCTTACTTATGCTACTTCGAAGAACTTTATGGACTATTTAGGTATAAATAGCTCTATTGACCTGCCACAACTTAAGGATATTACGAATATCGAGATCGTAATGCCTACCAGCGGGAGCGAGGCCCAGCCTGAGGGGGAGGGCCTGCTGATGGTGACAGCTGATGGCAGCCTGGAACAGACAGCAGATTAA
- a CDS encoding glycosyltransferase family 39 protein: MRSKNLITKANIILFIILVVAAVLRLYTLASESFWLDELHTMKETNPNGGSWGDLIHTLQTSDVHPPLFYVMERLSLKMFGFDEWGARILPAIAGIFCVWAIYLLGKEILNKSLGLIAAAVLAVNYYNILFSQEARDYTFLWLFTTLSYLFFLKLCKRLKTIDAIWWVISTVLLLYSHYYSLIVLICQGVLFAIFFFTEKENKKRFFTIFAISAVAIIVLYSPWIPAMRAASKIQSFWSAPVEQNFYLLYFNEYFGYSAFLNFFLYLFVISFIVNVMLEYSPTNDLKSNPVIFSFIFVFISIFLSYSIPYIRGVLVVPMLVTRYTIIMVPSLILAIAFGIQLIKTPIVRYIFLTLFVSFSVFHLVKVRHYYSNAEKEQFREVTQVVTSQPSHHLLINGLTGWHQSYYLQKFGYRGRLIEGWRDASIDSIIRRDGSFATTDTFWVVGAHGDPHLDSAVQTSLDSVFVRLQDTTLIETWAQLYARKK, from the coding sequence ATGCGGTCCAAAAATCTTATTACAAAAGCCAACATTATTCTTTTTATCATCCTTGTGGTTGCGGCTGTGCTTCGGTTGTATACGCTAGCTTCCGAAAGTTTCTGGCTGGATGAGTTGCATACCATGAAAGAAACCAATCCCAACGGTGGTTCGTGGGGCGACTTGATACATACGTTGCAAACATCAGATGTTCATCCACCATTATTCTATGTAATGGAGCGGCTATCATTAAAGATGTTCGGCTTTGATGAATGGGGAGCCCGTATCCTGCCGGCTATAGCCGGCATATTTTGCGTTTGGGCAATCTACCTGCTGGGCAAGGAGATCTTAAATAAAAGCCTTGGGCTGATAGCTGCTGCGGTCTTGGCAGTCAACTATTATAACATTCTGTTTTCGCAGGAAGCACGAGATTATACATTCTTATGGCTGTTTACCACTTTGTCCTACCTTTTTTTCCTGAAACTGTGTAAACGACTTAAAACGATAGATGCCATTTGGTGGGTCATCTCAACTGTATTGCTATTGTATAGCCATTATTATTCACTGATCGTTTTGATATGCCAGGGTGTATTGTTTGCGATCTTCTTCTTTACTGAAAAGGAAAATAAAAAACGCTTTTTTACCATTTTTGCTATATCCGCAGTAGCCATAATTGTGCTTTATAGCCCATGGATACCAGCAATGAGAGCGGCAAGTAAGATCCAGTCATTTTGGTCGGCCCCGGTAGAGCAAAATTTTTACCTGCTTTATTTTAATGAATATTTTGGCTACTCTGCCTTTCTGAATTTTTTCCTGTACCTGTTCGTGATATCTTTTATCGTGAATGTGATGCTGGAATATTCACCAACAAATGACCTGAAATCCAACCCTGTTATTTTCAGTTTTATCTTTGTTTTCATTTCTATTTTCCTATCATATTCCATACCGTATATACGTGGCGTGCTCGTAGTACCCATGCTCGTAACCAGGTATACGATCATTATGGTGCCTTCCCTGATACTAGCCATTGCATTCGGTATACAACTGATCAAAACACCAATTGTACGATATATATTTTTGACGCTGTTTGTATCGTTTTCAGTGTTTCACCTCGTAAAAGTGCGTCATTATTATTCCAATGCGGAAAAGGAGCAATTTCGCGAGGTTACACAAGTTGTGACATCACAACCATCTCATCACCTGCTGATAAACGGGTTAACCGGCTGGCACCAAAGCTATTATCTTCAAAAATTCGGCTACCGTGGCCGCCTGATCGAAGGATGGAGGGATGCATCTATTGATTCAATCATCCGCAGGGATGGCTCTTTTGCTACCACTGACACCTTCTGGGTAGTAGGTGCTCATGGCGACCCGCATCTTGACAGCGCTGTACAGACCAGTTTGGATTCCGTCTTCGTTCGTTTGCAAGACACTACACTTATCGAGACCTGGGCGCAACTCTACGCCAGGAAAAAGTAA
- the mfd gene encoding transcription-repair coupling factor yields the protein MNLQVLLGLYQNDIRLKQIAAGISLPDPKVRVYLENLRGSSINFIAATIWQLADVNHVFILNDKEEAAYFHNDLEQLTGALDICFFPDSFKRPGNFADLNSSHVMLRTEALTKFNGNVRKKVLVTYPEALFEKVVNPTALSGNMIGIKVGESLQVDALLEKFVGLGFKREDFVYEPGQFAMRGGILDIYSFGNEHPYRIELFGDEVDSIRIFNPETQLSERKLLQVSILPNIETNFDTQEKISLLDYLPENTVIWAKDLDFTIGKIGKMEMDLPDKVKIGQVAIDHEEEWLKEFTKDDFETCEGWTEQVKKRHLIEWYNHSLERITGDEITTVLQFATDEQPVFNRQFNMLIEDLKKRSTDQYVPYIFAENPKQLERLRSVFEDLDAQLNFVPIPSSISKGFIDHEKKALCYTDHQIFQRYHKYKVKQAYTKGKAITIRALKELQPGDYVTHIDHGVGVYSGLQKIEVNGAMQEAVRIIYRDNDVLYVNINSLHKISKYTGKEGTKPKVNKLGSDAWEKLKNKTKKQVKDIATDLIKLYAKRKASQGFAHTPDSYLQTELEASFFYEDTPDQSKATADVKRDMESPSPMDRLVCGDVGFGKTEVAIRSAFKTVGDSKQAAVLVPTTILAFQHYQTFKERLKDFPCTVDYVNRFKSAKEKKETLKKVEEGKVDIIIGTHALLSKDVKFKDLGILIIDEEQKFGVSAKEKLRELRANVDTLTLTATPIPRTLQFSLMNARDLSIINTPPPNRQPVHTEVLSFDEYAIRDAIYYETERGGQVYFIHNRVQSLPEMVTLLRNLCPDLEIGMAHGQMEGHKLEEALFNFIERQYDVLCCTNIVESGVDIPNANTIIINNAHQFGLSDLHQLRGRVGRSNKKAFCYLMAPAMSTLPNDSRKRLQTLEQFNELGSGFQIAMRDLDIRGAGNLLGGEQSGFISEIGFEMYHKILDEAIRELKTTDFKDVFSEELARKQDYVNDCTIDTDLEILIPDSYVESITERLSLYTQLDNIENEEELQMFAEEFRDRFGPIPPQVEELFTTIRCRRMACELGFEKLILKNEQLRFYFINNPDSPYFESEIFNHILAYIQRRTNNARLKQVGKNFLLIVDNVKNMSAVQNFLDGIIRSKPQSEQ from the coding sequence ATGAATTTGCAGGTGTTGCTGGGTTTGTATCAGAATGATATCCGCTTAAAACAAATAGCGGCCGGCATCTCGTTGCCCGACCCGAAGGTTCGGGTATATCTCGAAAACCTTCGCGGGTCTTCCATCAATTTTATCGCTGCAACTATCTGGCAGCTGGCTGATGTCAACCATGTCTTCATCCTCAATGACAAAGAAGAGGCAGCCTACTTCCACAACGACCTGGAACAACTGACGGGGGCGCTGGATATCTGCTTTTTCCCCGATTCATTTAAGCGTCCCGGAAACTTCGCAGATCTGAACAGCAGCCACGTAATGCTGCGTACAGAAGCGCTGACCAAGTTCAATGGTAACGTGCGCAAGAAAGTACTGGTAACTTATCCTGAAGCTCTGTTTGAGAAGGTGGTCAATCCAACTGCACTATCGGGCAATATGATCGGCATTAAGGTGGGTGAATCGCTACAAGTAGATGCTTTGCTGGAAAAATTCGTGGGACTGGGATTTAAGCGCGAGGATTTTGTTTACGAGCCTGGGCAGTTTGCTATGCGCGGAGGCATCCTCGATATCTATTCATTCGGCAACGAGCATCCTTATCGTATTGAGCTGTTTGGAGATGAGGTGGATAGTATCAGGATATTCAATCCAGAAACGCAGCTGTCAGAACGCAAGCTGCTGCAGGTATCAATATTGCCGAATATCGAAACAAATTTTGACACACAGGAGAAGATATCACTGCTCGACTATCTTCCTGAAAATACTGTCATCTGGGCCAAGGACCTCGATTTTACTATTGGTAAAATCGGCAAGATGGAAATGGACCTGCCCGATAAGGTGAAGATAGGCCAGGTAGCTATAGATCACGAAGAAGAATGGCTTAAGGAGTTTACTAAGGATGATTTCGAGACTTGCGAAGGTTGGACCGAACAAGTAAAGAAACGCCATTTAATAGAATGGTATAATCACTCTCTGGAAAGAATAACGGGCGATGAGATAACGACCGTGTTACAATTCGCTACTGATGAACAGCCGGTGTTCAACCGCCAGTTCAACATGTTGATCGAAGACCTAAAGAAACGCAGTACGGATCAGTATGTGCCTTACATATTTGCTGAGAATCCAAAACAACTGGAGCGTTTACGCAGTGTATTCGAAGACCTGGATGCACAACTGAACTTTGTGCCCATACCTTCTTCTATAAGCAAGGGCTTTATAGACCATGAGAAGAAGGCGTTGTGCTATACTGATCACCAGATATTCCAGCGTTACCACAAATACAAGGTAAAACAGGCCTATACCAAGGGCAAAGCCATTACCATACGTGCCTTGAAAGAGCTACAGCCGGGCGACTATGTGACACACATAGACCACGGTGTGGGCGTGTACAGCGGTTTACAGAAGATAGAAGTAAATGGCGCTATGCAGGAAGCTGTCCGCATAATTTACCGCGACAATGATGTGCTGTATGTCAACATCAACTCGCTGCACAAGATCAGCAAGTACACAGGCAAGGAAGGCACTAAACCAAAAGTGAATAAACTAGGTAGCGATGCCTGGGAGAAACTGAAGAACAAAACAAAGAAGCAGGTAAAAGACATCGCTACCGACCTGATAAAACTGTACGCCAAACGTAAAGCCTCACAAGGCTTTGCACACACCCCTGATAGCTATTTGCAAACGGAGTTAGAAGCATCGTTCTTTTACGAAGACACGCCCGACCAAAGCAAGGCAACAGCCGATGTGAAACGCGATATGGAATCACCATCGCCTATGGACAGGCTCGTGTGCGGCGACGTGGGCTTTGGTAAAACTGAGGTAGCTATACGTTCGGCATTTAAAACCGTTGGCGATAGCAAACAGGCTGCGGTATTGGTTCCTACTACCATTCTTGCTTTTCAACATTATCAAACGTTCAAAGAGCGTTTGAAAGATTTTCCTTGCACAGTTGATTATGTGAATCGATTCAAATCAGCAAAGGAAAAGAAAGAGACGCTGAAGAAAGTGGAAGAGGGCAAAGTAGATATCATCATTGGTACGCACGCCCTGCTTAGTAAGGATGTGAAGTTCAAGGACCTTGGTATATTGATAATAGATGAGGAACAGAAGTTTGGTGTATCGGCTAAGGAAAAGCTAAGAGAACTACGTGCGAACGTAGACACGTTGACGCTCACAGCTACCCCGATACCTCGTACGTTGCAATTCTCACTAATGAATGCGCGTGATTTAAGTATCATCAATACCCCGCCCCCTAACAGACAACCTGTGCATACCGAAGTACTGTCGTTTGACGAGTATGCGATACGGGATGCTATCTATTACGAAACGGAACGTGGCGGCCAGGTCTACTTCATACACAACCGTGTACAGAGTCTGCCCGAAATGGTAACTCTTCTTCGTAATCTTTGTCCTGACCTGGAGATAGGTATGGCACACGGGCAAATGGAGGGACACAAGCTGGAAGAAGCTTTGTTCAACTTTATAGAGCGTCAGTACGATGTATTGTGCTGTACTAACATCGTAGAGAGTGGCGTGGACATACCTAATGCCAATACAATAATCATCAACAACGCACACCAGTTTGGCCTGAGCGATCTGCACCAGCTGCGTGGGCGCGTGGGTCGTAGCAATAAAAAAGCCTTCTGTTACCTGATGGCGCCGGCCATGAGCACACTGCCCAACGATAGCCGCAAGAGACTGCAAACGCTGGAGCAATTCAACGAGCTTGGCAGCGGTTTCCAGATAGCCATGCGCGACCTGGATATACGCGGGGCAGGTAATTTGCTTGGTGGCGAGCAGAGTGGTTTCATTTCAGAGATCGGTTTCGAGATGTATCATAAGATACTGGACGAAGCGATACGAGAACTGAAGACAACGGACTTCAAAGACGTATTTTCTGAAGAACTGGCACGTAAGCAGGATTATGTAAATGATTGCACGATTGATACCGATCTTGAAATATTGATACCTGACAGCTATGTAGAAAGCATCACGGAGCGCTTGTCGCTGTATACACAGCTTGATAACATTGAAAACGAAGAAGAGCTGCAGATGTTTGCAGAAGAGTTCCGGGACAGGTTCGGCCCTATCCCTCCGCAAGTGGAAGAGCTATTTACTACCATTCGTTGCCGCCGCATGGCTTGTGAACTGGGCTTTGAGAAACTGATATTGAAGAATGAACAACTGAGGTTCTACTTTATCAACAATCCCGATTCTCCATATTTCGAATCAGAGATATTCAACCATATACTCGCGTACATTCAACGACGTACGAATAATGCCCGGCTGAAGCAGGTGGGTAAAAACTTCCTGCTGATAGTAGACAATGTGAAAAACATGAGTGCCGTGCAAAACTTCCTGGACGGCATCATCCGCTCAAAACCACAGTCAGAACAATAA
- a CDS encoding M28 family peptidase codes for MRNISIVLAIAGLFVHNNIVAQSRADRRVVRQLKEDIGYLASDELEGRRVGSEGERKAAAYIEKRYKDLGIGAYKGKYQHEFTYIDGKKIEDATQIKLGNDLLRIKEEAFPLAFSGNKKAYGEVIPDVFESGNIWMIPMYADKEEAADAHFEWEKKAYERASEAEKQGATGVLFYDNYNAKFPPTYNAKTEYESLEIPVGFLNFNAFQEYTPKFKDRNEMPVEINVLLKRSDLIGHNITAFIDNKAPYTVILGAHYDHLGFGQDGNSLHAAKDGQVHNGADDNASGTAALMQIAESVKKSRLRNYNYLFISFSGEEEGLIGSKAIVRDMGFDSNKIAYMVNMDMVGRLNDSTHALTIGGIGTSPAWAQFTQPKNFKVSVDSSGAGPSDHTSFYRAGIPVLFFFTGLHTDYHKPSDDADKINYEGEAQVIHYINEVVAKMDKEPKPGFRTTKEAAVGKVRFKVTLGIMPDYSFQEGGVKVDGVTDGKPAKKAGIQAGDIITQLGSHKVNGMQTYMEALGAFKEGDKTEVTIIRGEDEIKLPIEFK; via the coding sequence ATGCGTAATATATCCATCGTGCTGGCAATAGCCGGCCTGTTTGTTCATAATAATATAGTTGCTCAAAGCCGGGCCGACAGGAGGGTAGTCAGGCAGCTAAAAGAGGATATAGGTTACCTCGCATCCGATGAATTGGAAGGTCGCCGCGTAGGCTCTGAAGGAGAGCGCAAAGCCGCCGCTTATATAGAGAAAAGGTACAAGGACCTGGGCATCGGCGCATATAAAGGCAAATACCAGCATGAGTTTACCTATATAGATGGTAAGAAAATAGAAGATGCCACCCAGATAAAGCTGGGTAACGACCTACTTCGTATCAAAGAGGAAGCATTCCCACTTGCCTTTAGCGGCAATAAAAAAGCCTATGGCGAGGTAATACCAGACGTGTTTGAGTCAGGCAATATTTGGATGATCCCTATGTATGCTGACAAAGAGGAGGCTGCGGACGCACACTTTGAGTGGGAAAAGAAAGCTTACGAGCGCGCCAGCGAGGCAGAAAAGCAAGGTGCAACGGGTGTTTTGTTCTACGACAACTACAATGCAAAGTTCCCGCCTACTTATAACGCGAAGACAGAGTACGAATCACTCGAAATCCCTGTCGGGTTTCTGAATTTCAATGCATTCCAGGAATACACACCAAAATTCAAGGACAGGAATGAGATGCCGGTGGAGATAAATGTGCTTTTGAAACGCTCGGACCTTATTGGACATAACATCACGGCGTTTATTGATAATAAAGCTCCGTACACTGTGATATTAGGCGCGCACTACGATCACCTCGGTTTTGGGCAAGATGGGAATAGCCTGCATGCCGCAAAAGACGGCCAGGTGCACAATGGTGCGGACGACAATGCCAGTGGAACAGCAGCTCTGATGCAGATAGCAGAATCGGTAAAAAAGAGCAGGTTGCGCAACTACAATTATCTATTCATAAGTTTTTCTGGCGAAGAGGAAGGTTTGATCGGATCTAAGGCCATTGTCCGCGATATGGGCTTCGACAGCAACAAGATCGCCTATATGGTGAACATGGACATGGTAGGTAGATTGAATGATAGTACCCATGCACTAACTATTGGTGGTATTGGCACGTCTCCCGCATGGGCACAATTTACCCAGCCAAAAAATTTCAAGGTTAGTGTCGATAGCTCAGGGGCTGGTCCATCCGACCACACATCTTTCTACCGCGCGGGTATACCGGTTCTGTTCTTCTTTACCGGCCTGCACACCGACTATCACAAACCATCCGACGATGCTGACAAAATAAACTATGAAGGTGAGGCGCAGGTAATACACTATATCAACGAGGTAGTGGCCAAAATGGACAAAGAACCTAAGCCAGGATTCAGGACTACGAAAGAAGCTGCAGTTGGTAAGGTGCGTTTTAAGGTAACACTGGGTATCATGCCCGATTATTCTTTCCAGGAGGGCGGCGTGAAAGTAGATGGCGTAACAGACGGCAAACCCGCAAAGAAAGCAGGTATCCAGGCGGGAGACATTATTACCCAGCTTGGAAGCCATAAGGTGAATGGCATGCAAACTTACATGGAAGCGCTAGGAGCCTTTAAAGAAGGTGACAAAACTGAAGTAACCATTATTCGAGGAGAAGACGAAATAAAACTCCCCATAGAATTCAAATAA
- a CDS encoding Rne/Rng family ribonuclease, protein MNKELIINSSGEGVEIALLEDKKLVELHYERGQDEFAVGDLYLGKVKKLMPGLNAAFVDVGYEKDAFLHYTDLSPYFRSLLKFTKQSLEGNTPWGKDFGKFQNETEILKTGKITEVVNHRPEVLVQILKEPISAKGPRLSCEISLPGRFVVVTPFNDVVAISRKIHSADERKRLQRIVESIKPKNFGVIVRTAAEGKNTAELHADILELAEMWQTIQTNLKGAKAPQIILSEQDKTTSILRDLLNESFQRIVVNDKKLLGETKDYISRIAPEKEEIVTYHSAGQPVFDTYGVTKQVKSSFGKTVNLSSGSYLIIEHTEALHVIDVNSGTRSADAGQEQNALATNLEAAHEIARQMRLRDLGGIIIIDFIDMKLPENKKRVLEAMEELMANDRARHTVLPISKFGLMQITRQRLRPELNISTAEVCPTCKGTGKIGPSILIADDIEKDLQYLINQGHRKLALHVHPIMEAYLTKGGFFKSIQWKWYWKFKIKVQIVVDNNSPLTQYQFYDRKTDDLIKL, encoded by the coding sequence ATGAATAAAGAATTAATTATCAATTCTTCAGGCGAAGGCGTTGAAATAGCCTTGCTTGAGGATAAGAAGTTGGTTGAACTGCACTATGAACGTGGGCAGGATGAGTTTGCAGTAGGCGACCTCTACCTGGGCAAGGTGAAAAAACTGATGCCGGGTTTGAATGCTGCGTTTGTTGATGTTGGATACGAAAAGGATGCGTTTCTTCACTATACCGACCTCAGCCCCTATTTCCGCTCGCTGCTGAAGTTTACGAAGCAGTCGCTTGAAGGGAATACACCATGGGGTAAAGACTTCGGGAAGTTTCAGAATGAAACGGAGATACTGAAGACGGGTAAGATCACTGAGGTGGTCAATCACCGTCCAGAAGTTTTGGTCCAGATTCTAAAGGAACCAATCTCTGCTAAAGGCCCACGCCTTAGCTGCGAGATATCTTTGCCCGGACGTTTTGTTGTAGTCACTCCTTTTAATGATGTGGTTGCTATCTCGCGAAAGATACACTCTGCCGACGAGCGCAAACGCCTGCAGCGCATAGTAGAATCAATCAAGCCAAAAAATTTTGGTGTGATTGTTCGTACAGCCGCTGAAGGAAAAAATACAGCTGAACTGCACGCGGATATACTGGAGCTGGCTGAAATGTGGCAGACCATTCAAACCAACCTAAAAGGCGCCAAAGCTCCACAGATCATTTTGAGTGAGCAGGATAAAACAACGTCCATCCTCCGCGACCTGCTGAATGAAAGTTTTCAGCGCATAGTGGTGAACGACAAGAAACTGCTGGGCGAAACCAAAGATTATATTTCAAGGATCGCTCCGGAAAAGGAGGAGATCGTTACCTACCATAGCGCCGGTCAGCCTGTATTTGACACCTACGGTGTAACCAAACAGGTAAAGTCTTCATTCGGTAAAACAGTTAACCTCTCAAGCGGTTCTTACCTGATCATTGAGCACACCGAAGCATTGCACGTAATTGACGTGAATAGTGGTACGCGTAGTGCAGATGCAGGCCAGGAACAAAATGCTTTGGCAACTAACCTGGAAGCTGCGCATGAGATTGCCAGGCAAATGCGTCTACGCGATCTTGGCGGTATCATCATTATCGACTTCATCGACATGAAGCTGCCGGAGAATAAGAAACGAGTGCTGGAAGCTATGGAGGAATTGATGGCGAACGATCGTGCCCGTCACACTGTTCTTCCAATATCGAAGTTCGGACTGATGCAGATAACGCGACAGCGCCTGCGTCCGGAACTGAATATTTCGACTGCCGAAGTATGTCCTACGTGTAAAGGAACTGGCAAGATCGGTCCGTCGATACTCATCGCCGATGATATTGAAAAAGACCTGCAGTACCTTATTAACCAGGGACATCGCAAACTGGCTTTGCATGTTCACCCGATAATGGAAGCTTACCTTACAAAAGGCGGTTTCTTCAAGTCGATACAGTGGAAATGGTACTGGAAGTTCAAGATCAAGGTGCAAATTGTTGTCGATAACAACTCACCGCTTACACAATACCAGTTCTACGATCGTAAGACCGATGACCTGATAAAACTTTAA
- a CDS encoding tetratricopeptide repeat protein: MRSAHYITLTAAAGLLALLYWGMNTVPPKKESAPGASPEQGAMTAAPHNTIQAASFDSIYTAVRQQLPAHAKGEVDSVEKIIGAIQDSARMAPVFTDLAKVWQEHKQLPVAAYYYAKAGKLENSEKKLNFAGQLFLDLMHETNSASVQAWEAQQAIECFKRSLELNPANDTTKMALAASYIEGAGETMQGVQLLLGITREKPDNVPANLMLGRLSMQSGQFDKAIQRFETVVKLEPKNTEALYFLAEAYKSKGDKNKAIELFERVKTIVNKPEFSRDIDQYINSFK; this comes from the coding sequence TTGCGATCAGCACATTATATCACGCTTACGGCCGCAGCCGGACTGTTAGCTCTTTTGTACTGGGGAATGAATACGGTGCCTCCTAAAAAGGAAAGTGCGCCGGGAGCCAGTCCTGAGCAGGGAGCGATGACCGCTGCACCTCATAATACTATACAAGCTGCTTCATTCGATTCTATTTACACGGCCGTGCGCCAGCAACTGCCGGCACACGCCAAAGGTGAAGTAGATTCGGTTGAGAAAATAATAGGAGCCATCCAGGATTCTGCCCGGATGGCTCCTGTTTTTACAGACCTGGCTAAGGTCTGGCAGGAGCACAAGCAGCTTCCGGTGGCAGCTTATTACTATGCAAAAGCCGGTAAGTTGGAGAATTCCGAAAAAAAGCTGAACTTCGCAGGCCAATTATTTTTGGACCTGATGCACGAAACCAATTCGGCTAGTGTGCAGGCCTGGGAAGCGCAGCAAGCTATCGAATGTTTTAAACGGTCTTTAGAGCTGAACCCTGCTAACGATACCACCAAAATGGCTCTTGCGGCCAGTTATATTGAAGGTGCCGGAGAAACAATGCAGGGCGTGCAGTTGCTGTTAGGTATCACTCGCGAAAAACCTGATAATGTACCCGCCAACCTTATGTTAGGAAGGCTGTCGATGCAGTCAGGGCAGTTTGATAAAGCAATTCAGCGCTTTGAAACTGTAGTAAAGCTGGAACCGAAGAATACCGAAGCGTTGTACTTCCTGGCCGAGGCCTACAAAAGTAAAGGGGACAAAAACAAAGCAATAGAGCTGTTTGAAAGGGTGAAGACAATAGTGAACAAGCCGGAATTCAGCAGGGATATTGATCAGTACATAAATTCATTTAAATAA
- a CDS encoding NADPH-dependent FMN reductase: protein MFRITILYGAIREGRLSIRAAKAIKSALEASGKAEITFIDIKDYNLPVMEARLKDMENPPDGLLDISQKLATADGIVFVTPEYNNSYSGAMKNAVDYFTKEWSKKPIGIVCGSDGKQGGLNASNLLQLLVLAIGAFPMPYKLLVPELQLALDEEGQPKNEALSKSIQHFVKEYLWFVDAISTQVQKGK, encoded by the coding sequence ATGTTCAGGATAACTATTCTATATGGCGCGATACGCGAGGGACGGCTTAGTATCCGCGCTGCCAAGGCTATAAAATCGGCATTGGAAGCTTCCGGTAAAGCTGAGATCACCTTTATTGATATAAAGGACTACAACCTGCCTGTGATGGAAGCTCGCCTGAAGGATATGGAAAACCCACCAGATGGTTTACTCGACATTAGCCAAAAACTGGCAACTGCAGATGGGATAGTATTTGTCACTCCTGAATACAACAATAGCTATAGCGGCGCCATGAAAAATGCGGTGGATTACTTTACTAAGGAGTGGTCTAAAAAGCCCATTGGCATTGTTTGCGGGTCGGATGGAAAACAAGGTGGGCTTAACGCATCTAATCTGCTTCAGTTATTGGTATTAGCCATAGGAGCATTCCCAATGCCATACAAATTGCTGGTTCCAGAACTTCAGCTGGCTCTGGATGAAGAAGGTCAGCCAAAAAACGAAGCCTTATCCAAGAGTATTCAGCATTTTGTGAAGGAATACCTGTGGTTTGTAGACGCTATTTCTACACAGGTACAAAAAGGAAAGTAA